Proteins encoded together in one Janthinobacterium tructae window:
- a CDS encoding phosphoribosyl-ATP diphosphatase, whose product MSETLKRLAAVIESRKLANGGDPATSYVARLFAKGDDAILKKIGEEATETVMAAKDARRDNDPSKVLYECADLWFHSLVMLAQFDLTPQQVLDELARREGLSGLEEKAARKDELRDASETDKH is encoded by the coding sequence ATGAGTGAAACTTTAAAGCGCCTGGCCGCCGTGATCGAATCGCGCAAGCTGGCCAATGGCGGTGACCCCGCCACCTCCTATGTCGCGCGCCTGTTTGCCAAAGGTGACGATGCCATTTTGAAAAAAATCGGCGAAGAGGCCACGGAAACGGTGATGGCCGCCAAGGATGCGCGCCGCGACAACGACCCGTCGAAGGTCCTGTACGAATGCGCCGACCTGTGGTTTCACTCGCTGGTGATGCTGGCGCAGTTCGACCTGACGCCGCAGCAGGTGCTCGACGAGCTGGCGCGCCGTGAAGGCCTGTCCGGCCTGGAAGAAAAGGCGGCACGCAAGGATGAATTGCGCGACGCCAGCGAAACAGACAAACACTGA
- the tatC gene encoding twin-arginine translocase subunit TatC: MSSKSPVEETFISHLVELRNRLVKASIGIAVVCAVLFYWPGPSQIYDFIAAPMIASLPAGSKMIATGVISPFLVPMKVTLVIAFIVALPWVLYQMWAFIAPGLYTHEKRLIAPLVISSSLLFMAGVAFCYFFVFGRVFHFISDFSPSSIAVTPDIENYLDFVMSMCLAFGATFEVPVVVVILVRMGLVTIAKLKEVRPYIIVGAFVIAAIVTPPDVVSQFSLAIPMCLLFELGLLVAPIFVRATQAPEEAS; the protein is encoded by the coding sequence ATGAGTAGCAAATCCCCGGTGGAAGAAACCTTTATCTCGCATCTGGTCGAGCTGCGCAACCGCCTGGTCAAGGCCTCGATCGGCATCGCCGTCGTCTGCGCCGTGCTGTTCTATTGGCCCGGCCCCTCGCAGATCTACGATTTTATTGCCGCGCCGATGATCGCCTCGCTGCCGGCCGGCTCGAAAATGATCGCCACCGGCGTGATTTCGCCGTTCCTGGTGCCGATGAAAGTGACGCTGGTGATCGCCTTCATCGTCGCCTTGCCCTGGGTGCTATACCAGATGTGGGCGTTTATCGCGCCCGGCCTGTACACGCATGAAAAGCGCCTGATCGCGCCGCTGGTCATTTCCTCGTCCCTGCTGTTCATGGCCGGCGTGGCCTTCTGCTACTTCTTTGTGTTTGGCCGCGTCTTCCACTTCATCAGCGACTTTTCGCCATCGTCGATCGCGGTGACGCCCGATATCGAAAACTACCTCGATTTCGTCATGTCGATGTGCCTGGCCTTTGGCGCGACGTTCGAAGTGCCCGTGGTGGTGGTGATCCTCGTGCGCATGGGCTTGGTTACTATCGCGAAACTCAAGGAAGTGCGTCCCTACATCATCGTCGGCGCCTTCGTGATAGCCGCCATCGTCACGCCGCCGGACGTGGTCAGCCAGTTCTCGCTGGCCATCCCCATGTGCCTGTTGTTCGAGCTGGGCCTGCTGGTGGCGCCCATCTTCGTCAGGGCCACCCAGGCGCCGGAAGAAGCGTCCTAG
- the hisF gene encoding imidazole glycerol phosphate synthase subunit HisF gives MLAKRIIPCLDVTNGRVVKGVNFTQLRDAGDPVEIARRYDEQGADEITFLDITASSDNRGLIFDIIEAVASQVFIPLTVGGGVRVVEDVRRLLNAGADKVSINTSAVTNPQLVFEASQKHGSQCIVVAIDAKQVSPGKWEVFTHGGRTATGLDAFAWAKKMESLGAGEILLTSMDRDGTKVGFDLGLTRGVSDAVSIPVIASGGVGGLQDLVDGIKVGRADAVLAASIFHYGQHTVQEAKRFMAQQGIPMRLA, from the coding sequence ATGCTTGCAAAACGTATCATCCCCTGCCTCGACGTGACCAATGGCCGCGTCGTCAAAGGCGTCAACTTCACGCAATTGCGCGACGCCGGCGACCCGGTGGAAATTGCCCGCCGTTATGACGAGCAGGGCGCCGATGAAATCACTTTCCTCGACATTACCGCGTCCAGCGACAACCGCGGCCTGATCTTCGACATCATCGAAGCCGTCGCCTCGCAAGTGTTCATTCCGCTGACCGTGGGCGGCGGCGTGCGCGTGGTGGAAGACGTGCGCCGGCTGCTCAACGCGGGCGCCGACAAGGTCAGCATCAACACCTCGGCCGTGACGAATCCCCAGCTGGTATTTGAGGCATCGCAAAAGCACGGCTCGCAATGCATCGTCGTCGCCATCGACGCCAAGCAGGTGTCGCCCGGCAAGTGGGAAGTGTTTACCCATGGCGGGCGCACCGCCACGGGCCTGGACGCCTTTGCATGGGCCAAAAAGATGGAAAGCCTGGGCGCTGGTGAAATCTTGCTCACCAGCATGGACCGCGATGGCACGAAGGTGGGCTTTGACCTGGGCCTGACGCGCGGCGTGTCCGACGCCGTCAGCATCCCCGTCATCGCCTCGGGCGGTGTGGGCGGCTTGCAAGACCTGGTCGACGGCATCAAGGTGGGCCGCGCGGATGCCGTGCTGGCCGCCAGCATCTTCCACTATGGCCAGCACACGGTACAGGAAGCCAAGCGTTTCATGGCGCAGCAGGGCATTCCCATGCGTCTGGCGTAA
- the hisI gene encoding phosphoribosyl-AMP cyclohydrolase, producing the protein MQNGTIVASNAKWLKKVRWDEHGLVPVIAQEAGSNDVLMFAWMNRDALARTVELGEAVYWSRSRKKLWHKGEESGHTQKVLEIRLDCDEDVVLLKIEQAGGIACHTGRHSCFFQKFEGDEKTGEWQITDPVLKDPETIYAESKSK; encoded by the coding sequence ATGCAAAACGGAACCATCGTAGCAAGCAATGCCAAGTGGCTGAAAAAGGTCAGATGGGACGAGCACGGCCTGGTGCCCGTGATCGCGCAGGAAGCGGGCAGCAATGACGTGCTGATGTTCGCCTGGATGAACCGCGACGCGCTGGCGCGCACGGTGGAACTGGGCGAAGCCGTGTACTGGAGCCGTTCCCGCAAAAAACTGTGGCACAAGGGCGAAGAATCGGGCCACACGCAAAAAGTGCTGGAAATCCGCCTCGATTGCGATGAAGACGTGGTCTTGCTGAAGATCGAGCAGGCCGGCGGCATCGCCTGCCATACGGGCCGTCATTCGTGTTTCTTCCAGAAATTCGAAGGCGACGAAAAAACGGGCGAATGGCAAATCACCGATCCCGTGCTGAAAGACCCTGAGACGATTTACGCGGAAAGCAAGAGCAAATGA
- a CDS encoding histidine triad nucleotide-binding protein, whose amino-acid sequence MDNCIFCKIAAKQIPSSIVYEDEDLLAFKDINPAAPVHLLLIPKRHVASLSDCDDSHTDMLGKLLRLAPKLAAEFGCAVTYEADGTPVGGFKTMINSGPNGGQEVYHLHMHVYGGPRPWRGQH is encoded by the coding sequence GTGGATAACTGTATTTTCTGCAAGATTGCTGCAAAACAAATTCCTTCGTCCATCGTGTATGAAGACGAGGACTTGCTGGCCTTCAAGGACATCAACCCGGCCGCCCCCGTACATCTGTTGCTGATTCCGAAGCGCCACGTGGCCAGCCTGTCCGACTGCGACGATAGCCATACGGACATGCTGGGCAAGCTGCTGCGCCTGGCGCCGAAACTCGCTGCCGAGTTCGGCTGCGCTGTCACGTATGAGGCCGATGGCACACCCGTCGGCGGCTTCAAGACCATGATCAACAGCGGCCCGAACGGCGGGCAAGAGGTGTATCACCTGCACATGCATGTGTACGGCGGCCCCCGCCCCTGGCGTGGCCAGCACTGA
- the tatB gene encoding Sec-independent protein translocase protein TatB, protein MIDLGLSKIAIIGVVALIVIGPEKLPRVARMAGTLYGRAQRYLNQVKSEVSREIEMEELKNLQKEVQDAAHSVKQSVEKSMHGVENSISGNLAEVENAWRGDSSSYDGHHDAHEAMLRATNDDLARKAREFRRKKLVRNSAIPGWYKQRHGGKQHVQSAAARVARFRPRASSSSFYS, encoded by the coding sequence ATGATCGATCTCGGTCTCTCTAAAATCGCCATCATCGGCGTGGTTGCATTGATAGTCATCGGCCCTGAAAAGTTGCCGAGAGTGGCGCGCATGGCCGGTACCCTGTATGGCCGCGCGCAACGCTACCTGAACCAGGTGAAATCCGAAGTCTCGCGCGAAATTGAAATGGAAGAGCTGAAAAACCTGCAGAAGGAAGTGCAGGATGCAGCCCATTCCGTCAAGCAAAGCGTGGAGAAATCCATGCATGGCGTGGAAAACTCGATCTCCGGCAACCTGGCCGAGGTGGAAAACGCCTGGCGCGGCGATTCCAGCTCGTATGATGGACACCACGATGCGCATGAAGCCATGCTGCGCGCCACCAATGACGACCTGGCCCGCAAGGCGCGCGAATTCCGCCGCAAGAAGCTGGTGCGCAATTCCGCCATCCCTGGCTGGTACAAGCAGCGCCATGGCGGCAAGCAGCACGTGCAGTCGGCGGCCGCCCGCGTGGCGCGCTTCCGTCCGCGCGCCAGTTCCTCCTCCTTTTACTCATGA
- the tatA gene encoding Sec-independent protein translocase subunit TatA, which produces MGSLSIWHWVIVLVIVMLVFGTKKLGNIGGDIGKAVKGFKDGVKGDDDAPAANTPPAAPSQVADKSTIDVETKEKSKF; this is translated from the coding sequence ATGGGTTCATTGAGTATTTGGCACTGGGTGATCGTTCTGGTCATTGTGATGCTGGTCTTCGGCACCAAGAAACTGGGCAACATCGGCGGTGATATCGGCAAGGCCGTCAAAGGCTTCAAGGATGGCGTCAAGGGCGACGATGACGCCCCGGCAGCCAACACCCCTCCTGCTGCGCCATCGCAAGTGGCCGACAAAAGCACCATCGACGTCGAGACGAAAGAGAAAAGCAAGTTCTGA